A window of Helicobacter pylori genomic DNA:
CACTCCCTATTTGACTAGCGATCCGTATCCTTTGACTCTCTCCTCCGCTAATCGTTCGTGCATCCCTCCCTAAAGTCAAATACCCTAACCCCACATCGTATAAAAAAAACACCCTTTCTAAAATCTCTTTTAAAATAGGATCAGCGATCTTTTTTTCTTGCTCGTTGAGGTAGCTAAAATGCGTGGGATCATTGAAAAAGTGATAAACTTCTTCAATGGGTTTAGTTAAAAAATCCGCCATTTTCAAGCCAGCAACTTGAACGCTCAAACTGGAGGCTTTCAAACGATGCCCCTTACACGAAGGACAGGTTTTTTCGCTCATGTAATCGCTCAAATCCCTTTGCTCTTTAAACATGTCGTAAGCGATTTGGATAATGCCTTTCCAAGGGCGTTTTAAAGGGCTATTTTTAAAATGAAAGCTGATTTCAGTGCCATTCCCATACAAAAGAGCGTCTTGCTGCTCTTTATCCAATTCATTGAAACAAAGCGCAGTATCAATGCCATTATGAGTGCAAAAGCCTTCAAACATTTGAGCGTAATAATTGCGGTTATACCCAAAAATCACCTTGATCGCTCCTTGATTTAAAGGCGTGTTAGAATCTAAAATCTTACTAATATCTAGGCTAAATTTTGTCCCCAAGCCCAAACAGCTCTCACACGCTCCTTTAGGCGAATTGAATGAAAAACTCAAAGGTTCCAATTCTTCAAAACTCATCTTACACTTAAAGCATGCCTTATGCTCGCTGTAATGCTTCCTAATGCTTGGGGCGTTCTCTTGCAAGATTTCCACTTCTAATTCCCCATAGCTTTCTTTAAGGGCTTTTTCTACCGCGCTAGCGATCCGTGAAGCGTTTTCATTATTGACAACCACCCTATCCACCACCGCTTCAATGGTGTGTTTTTTGGTTTTGTGCAAATGGATTTCTTCATCTAAACGCACCATCACCCCATCAACAAAAGCCCTCACATACCCCTTTAAACGCAAGCTTTCTAATTTATCATTAAACGTGCCTTTTTTATCCTTAATGATAGGGGCTAGAATAATGATTTTAGAATTTTCTTCTAAATGACAGATTTGAGAAATAATATCGCTCGCATTCATAGAAGTAATAGGCTCTGAACATGTGGGGCAAAATTGCTCCCCAATCCTTGCAAACAATAATCTTAAATAATCATAGATTTCAGTGATCGTCCCTACCGTGGATCTGGGGTTTTTAGAGGTGGTCTTTTGATCAATAGCGATCGCAGGGGTTAGCCCTTCAATTTTATCCACATTAGGCTTACCCACTTTGTCTAAAAATTGCCTTGCATAGCTAGACAAACTCTCTAAATAACGCCTTTGCCCTTCAGCGTATAAAGTGTCAAACGCCAGAGTGGATTTACCCGATCCGCTCAATCCGGTAAAAACAACAAATTGGTTTTTGGGGATTTCTAAAAAAATATTTTTGAGGTTATTTTCCCTAGCCCCTTGAATAATGATTTTATCCATCATGGTTTTATCTTGCAAGAGTTTCCTTAAAATAAGAAAGTGGATTAAAAGGAGCTATTATACTTCAAAAAAGAATGGTTTTATTATCATTTCTTGTTCGTAATAGTTAAAAATATTTGCTTGATTAAGGATAAACATGCTATTATTTTATGAGACAATTTTAAAGATAGGAATGTAAAGGAATGGAATTTATGAAAAAGTTTGTAGCTTTAGGGCTTCTATCCGCAGTTTTAAGCTCTTCGTTGTTAGCTGAAGGTGATGGCGTTTATATAGGGACTAATTATCAGCTTGGGCAAGCCCGTTTGAATAGTAACATCTATAACACAGGGGATTGCACAGGGAGCGTTGTAGGTTGCCCCCCAGGTCTTACCGCTAATAAGCATAACCCAGGAGGTACGAATATTAACTGGCATGCTAAATACGCTAATGGGGCTTTGAATGGTCTTGGGTTGAATGTGGGTTATAAAAAGTTCTTCCAATTTAAGTCTTTTGATATGACAAGCAAGTGGTTTGGTTTTAGGGTGTATGGGCTTTTTGATTATGGGCATGCAACTTTAGGCAAGCAAGTTTATGCACCTAATAAAATCCAGTTGGATATGGTCTCTTGGGGTGTGGGGAGCGATTTGTTAGCTGATATTATTGATAACGATAACGCTTCATTTGGTATTTTTGGTGGGGTTGCTATCGGCGGTAACACATGGAAAAGCTCGGCTGCGAACTATTGGAAAGAACAAATCATTGAAGCCAAAGGTCCTGATGTTTGCACCCCCACTTATTGCAACCCTAACGCTCCTTATAGCACCAAAACTTCAACCGTCGCCTTTCAAGTGTGGTTGAATTTTGGCGTGAGAGCTAATATCTATAAGCATAACGGCGTAGAGTTTGGCGTGAGAGTTCCCCTACTCATCAACAAATTCTTGAGTGCAGGTCCTAACGCTACTAATCTTTATTACCATTTGAAACGGGATTATTCGCTTTATTTAGGGTATAACTACACTTTTTAAACTCTTTAAAGGGTATCTTTAAGCCCTTTTTGGTCTTTATAAAAAGGATTTTGGTTTGAATTTTCACGCCTTAAAAGCAAGGTTATCCATCAAAAGAAATTTTTGAGCGTAGCTAACAAAACTGATACCATTGAGTAGGAATTTGAAAAATTCACCTAAGGGTTTTAAGGGGATTGTTTGCAAGGAATAGAAAATTTACACCAAAGTGTCTTGTTACAAGAAGTTTTGCAAGCGTTCGCCCCTTTAGAAAAAGGGGTTTTGATAGATTGCACTTTAGGGTTAGGGGGGCATTCTAAAGCCCTTTTATCCCAAAAACCCCACCTTAAACTCATTGGCATTGATAAAGACAAGCATGCTCAAGAAATCGCTAAAGAACGATTGAAAGCCTTTGAAGGGCGTTATCACATTTTAAGCGGAGGGTTTGCCAAACGCTTTAAAGAAGCCCTAGAAACGCATGGCGAGCAAATTAAGGGGGTTTTAGTGGATTTAGGGGTGAGCTCCTTGCAGCTTGATGATGATGATAGAGGGTTTAATTTCCACTCGCCTACTTTGGATATGCGCATGGATTTAGAAAGCGAATTGAACGCTCAAAAAGTCATCAACTCCTATTCTGTAGTGGCTTTGGAAAAAATCTTCAAAGACTATGGCGAAATCAAAGAATACAAAAAAATCGCCCACCACATTGTAGAAAGGCGCGCGAAAAAACCCTTTAAAGACGCTAAAGATTTGAGCGATTTTTTAAGCTCTCTTTCTAAAAATAAAAAAATCCACCCAGCGACTTTGGTGTTTCAAGCCATCCGCATAGAAGTCAATCACGAATTAGAAGAGTTAAAAGCATTTTTACAAGACGCTAGAAACCTTAAGGGGGCGATTTTGTGTGTGATTTCTTTCCATTCTTTAGAAGACGCGCTAGTGAAAAACGCTTTTAAAGATTACGCTAAAAATTGCATTTGCGATGCCTTAAGTTTCAAATGCACTTGCTCCAACAACCACGCTTTAGGCGAAATTTTAACCAAAAAGCCCATCACTCCAAGCCCAGAAGAAATCAAACGCAACAGGCGTTCACGAAGCGCTAAAATGAGAGCGTTTCAATTCAAGCCATGAGTAAGCCATGAGTGTAGAAAACCATCTTTTGAATGAAAAAGAACGCTTTGTGCGTATAGAAGAGAGTGAAAAGAAGGAATTGTTTGATGGGACTGCAAATGAAAATTCGCATGGTCTTTCTTTAATGGCTTTAATAGGGGTACTGGTTTTTGGGGGCGCGTTTTTAGCCTTGTTAGCGCCAAAAATCTATTTGAGCAACAATATTTATTACATCAGCCGTAAAATCAACGCCCTAGAAGACCAAAAACGCCTGCTTTTAGAAGAACAACAAATCCTAAAAAACGAATTAGAAAAAGAGCGCTTTAAATACTACATAGAGAATAGTGAAAATATTGGCGATATTGCGTTTTAATGCCAAAAAACGACAAAAAACATTTTTCAATCAAACATCAAAAGCTTGCATCAAACAAAACAAAGCCACTAAAACCCTATTTTTAGAAACATTAAAGAGCAATTAAACCACAAAAACACCACAAAAACACCCTAAAACGAACGCTTGTTTTAAATTTGTTTTAACATAAAATAATAAATCCTTTTAAACCCTTGATTTTTAAAAAAACAGAGTCCCTCTTAAATGGTATAATAAAGCAAACTAAAATCCTATAAAAGTTAATCAAGGAGAAACCATGGAAAAATATTCGCTTCATCTTTATTGTTCAGCGTTACGCACAGAGCAACATCAAATAAGGGAATACAGATGAGAAAAACGATTTTAGCGTTGTTTTTAGCAGCGCAGATAGGGTTTGTTTATGCTAATAACGCTTTGATTTTGCAAACAGATTTTAGCCTAAAAGATGGGGCGGTCTCGGCGATGAAAGGCGTTGCTTTCAGCGTTGATCATAACCTTAAAATCTTTGATTTAACGCATGAAATCCCTCCGTATAACATTTGGGAAGGCGCTTACCGCTTGTATCAAACCGCTAGTTACTGGCCAGAGGGTTCGGTATTTGTGAGCGTGGTTGATCCGGGCGTAGGCACTAATCGTAAATCGGTGGTATTAAAAACTAAAAACAATCAGTATTTCGTCTCGCCAGATAACGGCACGCTGACTTTGGTGGCGCAAACTTTGGGGATTGATAGCGTGCGAGAAATTGATGAAAAAGCTAACCGCTTGAAAGGTTCTGAAAAATCCTACACTTTCCATGGTCGTGATGTGTATGCCTACACCGGTGCACGCCTAGCTTCTGGAGCGATCCCATTTGAGCAGGTCGGGCCAAAACTCCCTTCAAAAGTTGTTGAAATTCCTTATCAAAAAGCTAAAGCGACAAAAGGGGAGGTGAAAGGCAATATCCCGATTTTGGATATTCAATACGGCAATGTTTGGAGCAATATTAGCGCTAAAATACTGAATCAAGCAGGGATCAAACTCAATGACACGCTGTGTGTAACCATTTTTAAAGGTTCTGAGAAAAAATACGAAGGGAAAATGCCGTATGTCGCAAGCTTTGGTAATGTGCCAGAAGGCCATCCCTTGGTTTATCTTAACAGCTTGTTGAATGTTTCTGTGGCGCTGAATATGGATAATTTCGCGCAAAAATACCAGATTAAATCTGGCGCAGAATGGAATATTGAAGCGAAGAAATGCGCTAAGTAAAGCGCTTTTTTGAAAAATAAAGGGGTGAAGCGTTCCAAATCGCTAAATACGAGTGGGTTTTTGCTAGGGGTTTTAAAAGTTTTGAGCGTCAAGTTTTTATCAAAATAGCCTAATTAATGGTAAATTAGCTCTCAAACAAACGCTTGTATTTAAAAATTTGTTTCTATTTGAAATATAAAGCTCTTTTAAACCCTTTTAAAACTTTAATTTTTGGAAGAAAATAAACAAACAATTCCCTTAAATTGTATAATGAAAACGCTATAAACTAACAAAGGATAATCATGAAAAAACTATTCACTTCACTTTTATTGTTCAGTATTTTAGAATCTAACCAAAAAAATGGCTTTTTTATAGAAGCGGGGTTTGAAACCGGGCTGTTAGAAGGCACACAAACGCAAGAAAAAAGATACACCACCACGAAAAACACTTATGCAACTTACGATTATTTGCCCACAGACGCTGTTTTAAAAAGAGCGGCTAATCTGTTCACAGACGCTAAATCTATATCACAATTAAAATTTTCATCTTTATCCCCTGTTAGAGTGTTATATGTTGGCGGTAAATTAACTATAGAAAACTTCTTGCCTTATAATTTAAGCAATGTTAAGCTTAGTTTTACAGACGCTCAAGGTAATGTGATTGATTTAGGCGTGATAGAAACTATCCCTAAACACTCTAAAATCGTTTTACCTGGGGAGGCATTTGATAGTCTAAGAGAGGCATTTGCTAAAATTGACCCTTATACTTTCTTTTTCCCAAAATTTGAAGCCACTAGCACCCAAGCTTCTGACGCTAACACGCAGAGGGTGTTTGAAGCGCTCAATAATATTCAGACAAATTTTATGATGAAATATAGTAATGAGAAACCAAACAATTTCAATACTTGTTATAATAATACAAGCAAGAATGATTGTTGGCAAAATTTTACCCCAGAAACCGCAAAAGAATTCACTAATTTAATGTTGAACATGATCGCTGTTTTAGATTCCCAATCTTGGGGTGATGCGATTTTAAACGCTCCTTTTGAATTTACCAATAAAGATGGAGGAGAATGCGATACTGGCAAGGAGAATGATTGCGTGAATCCCGGAACAAATGGGGTTGTCAATTCTCAAGATGCCAAACAACATGTATTAAAACCACAAGGCATTGTTGATAATTTTAGAAAAAAAATAGAAATTGATGCGGTTGTTCTAAAAAATTCAGGGGTTGTGGGGTTAGCTAATGGATATGGTAGTGATGGTGAATATGGCACATTAGGAGTAGAAACTTATACCTTAGAGCCTAAAAAACTCTTTGGCGATAATCTTAAGACCATCAATTTACAAGATTTAAGAGTCATTTTGCATGAATTTAGCCACACTAAAGGCTATACCCATAATGGGAACATGACCTATCAAAGAGTGCCGGTGATGAAAGATGGTCAAGTTGAAAAGGATAATAATGGCAAGCCAAAGGACACTGATGGCCTCCCCTATAATGTGTGTTCTCGTTTCAATGGTCCAAATCAACCCGCTTTCCCTAGCAACTACCCTAATTCCATCTATCATAATTGTGCAGATGTCCCAGCTGGGTTTGTGGGGGTTACAACGGCGGTTTGGCAGCAGCTCATCAATCAAAACGCCCTACCCATTGATTACGCTAATTTGAGCTCTCAAAAAAACTACAATCTAAACGCTACTTTAAACACGCAAGATTTAGCCAATTCCATGCTCAGCACCATTCAAAAAACTTTTGTAACTTCTAGCGTTACCAATTACCACTCTTCAAGCTCTTCACAAAATTTTAGAAGCCCTATTTTAGGGGTTAACGCTAAGATAGGTTATCAAAACTACTTTAATGATTTTATAGGATTAGCGTATTATGGCATTATCAAATACAATTACGCTAAAGCGAGCAGCGAAAAAGTCCAACAACTAAGCTATGGTGGGGGGGTGGATTTGTTGCTTGATTTTATCACTACCTATACCAATAAAAACCAAAACGATATTTTAGTTAAAAGAAATTTTTCTTCATCTTTTGGTATCTTTGGTGGGTTAAGGGGCTTGTATAACAGCTACTATGTGTTAAACAAAGTCAAAGGGAGCGGTAATTTAGATGTGGCTACCGGGTTGAATTACCGCCATAAGCATTCTAAATATTCTGTAGGCATTAGCATTCCTTTAATCCAAAGAAAAGCTAGCGTCGTTTCTGCTAACGGCGATTATACAAACTCTTTTGTTTTCAATGAAGGGGCTGGTCATTTTAAGGTGTTTTTTAATTACGGGTGGATTTTTTAAATATAAAATCCATTAAGCGCGAAATCTATTGACAGAAATAATGTTTTTTTAAATAAAAGCCTTATTTTTGTCTTTTTTTCGTATAATAAGATTTAAGTTGATATTGATAGCGATACGCTAAGAATTTTCAAGTTTTTGCGATCAAATCAATATTTCTTAATAAGCTCATAGCTTTAATATTCAAAATAATATAAAAAGGAAAGTCATGTATGCGGCTCATCCTGTTAAACCCCTAAAAACCCCTAAACTCAAAACTAAATTTTTAAGGCGTGTGTTTGTGGGTGCGTCTATTAGGCGCTGGAATGATCAAGCATGCCCTTTGGATTTTGTGGAATTAGACAAACAAGCCCATAAAGCGATGATCGCTTATTTGCTCGCTAAAGATTTAAAAGATAGGGGCAATGAATTAGATTTAGATCTTTTAATCAAGTAT
This region includes:
- the uvrA gene encoding excinuclease ABC subunit UvrA; amino-acid sequence: MQDKTMMDKIIIQGARENNLKNIFLEIPKNQFVVFTGLSGSGKSTLAFDTLYAEGQRRYLESLSSYARQFLDKVGKPNVDKIEGLTPAIAIDQKTTSKNPRSTVGTITEIYDYLRLLFARIGEQFCPTCSEPITSMNASDIISQICHLEENSKIIILAPIIKDKKGTFNDKLESLRLKGYVRAFVDGVMVRLDEEIHLHKTKKHTIEAVVDRVVVNNENASRIASAVEKALKESYGELEVEILQENAPSIRKHYSEHKACFKCKMSFEELEPLSFSFNSPKGACESCLGLGTKFSLDISKILDSNTPLNQGAIKVIFGYNRNYYAQMFEGFCTHNGIDTALCFNELDKEQQDALLYGNGTEISFHFKNSPLKRPWKGIIQIAYDMFKEQRDLSDYMSEKTCPSCKGHRLKASSLSVQVAGLKMADFLTKPIEEVYHFFNDPTHFSYLNEQEKKIADPILKEILERVFFLYDVGLGYLTLGRDARTISGGESQRIRIASQIGSGLTGVLYVLDEPSIGLHEKDTLKLINTLRNLQKKGNTLIVVEHDKETIKHADFIVDIGPKAGRHGGEVVFSGSVKELLQNNHSTALYLNGTKKIERPKFELPKERHFLEIKNVNINNIQNLSVQIPLKQLVCITGVSGSGKSSLILQTLLPTAQTLLNHAKKAKSLNGVEIVGLEHLDKVIYLDQAPIGKTPRSNPATYTGVMDEIRILFAEQKEAKILGYSASRFSFNVKGGRCEKCQGDGDIKIEMHFLPDVLVQCDSCKGAKYNPQTLEIKVKGKSIADVLNMSVEEAYEFFAKFPKIAVKLKTLIDVGLGYITLGQNATTLSGGEAQRIKLAKELSKKDTGKTLYILDEPTTGLHFEDVNHLLQVLHSLVVLGNSMLVIEHNLDIIKNADYIIDMGPDGGDKGGRVIASGTPLEVAQNCEKTQSYTGKFLALELK
- the hopE gene encoding Hop family outer membrane protein HopE — translated: MEFMKKFVALGLLSAVLSSSLLAEGDGVYIGTNYQLGQARLNSNIYNTGDCTGSVVGCPPGLTANKHNPGGTNINWHAKYANGALNGLGLNVGYKKFFQFKSFDMTSKWFGFRVYGLFDYGHATLGKQVYAPNKIQLDMVSWGVGSDLLADIIDNDNASFGIFGGVAIGGNTWKSSAANYWKEQIIEAKGPDVCTPTYCNPNAPYSTKTSTVAFQVWLNFGVRANIYKHNGVEFGVRVPLLINKFLSAGPNATNLYYHLKRDYSLYLGYNYTF
- the rsmH gene encoding 16S rRNA (cytosine(1402)-N(4))-methyltransferase RsmH: MQGIENLHQSVLLQEVLQAFAPLEKGVLIDCTLGLGGHSKALLSQKPHLKLIGIDKDKHAQEIAKERLKAFEGRYHILSGGFAKRFKEALETHGEQIKGVLVDLGVSSLQLDDDDRGFNFHSPTLDMRMDLESELNAQKVINSYSVVALEKIFKDYGEIKEYKKIAHHIVERRAKKPFKDAKDLSDFLSSLSKNKKIHPATLVFQAIRIEVNHELEELKAFLQDARNLKGAILCVISFHSLEDALVKNAFKDYAKNCICDALSFKCTCSNNHALGEILTKKPITPSPEEIKRNRRSRSAKMRAFQFKP
- a CDS encoding SAM hydrolase/SAM-dependent halogenase family protein; translated protein: MRKTILALFLAAQIGFVYANNALILQTDFSLKDGAVSAMKGVAFSVDHNLKIFDLTHEIPPYNIWEGAYRLYQTASYWPEGSVFVSVVDPGVGTNRKSVVLKTKNNQYFVSPDNGTLTLVAQTLGIDSVREIDEKANRLKGSEKSYTFHGRDVYAYTGARLASGAIPFEQVGPKLPSKVVEIPYQKAKATKGEVKGNIPILDIQYGNVWSNISAKILNQAGIKLNDTLCVTIFKGSEKKYEGKMPYVASFGNVPEGHPLVYLNSLLNVSVALNMDNFAQKYQIKSGAEWNIEAKKCAK